DNA sequence from the Cohnella herbarum genome:
TTCTTTGCTGACGCAGCAATGGTTAGGCAAGAACACCTACTACGACATCACCTGCCATTATCTGCTGCTAGAGCTGCTCACTCTGTTAAATATCGAAATCACGCACAAAGCCGATCCGAGCTCCAACAATGTGGTGCTGCAAATTCAAGAATACATCACGAGGCATTATCGCGAGAAAATCGGATTGCCCGATCTAGCCCGCTTCGTGAATCGCACCCCCAGCTATATTAGCTCGGTTTTCCGTGCCGTCACGGGGCAAACGATCACCGAATACACGCAACAAATCCGGCTTGCCGCCGCCCGCGATTTGTTGACCAAGTCGCATATGACGATCGGCGAAATCTCGAATCATCTCGGTTTCTGCGAGCAATCATACTTCAATAAAGTGTTTAAGAAGGCGACAGGCCTTCCGCCTTCCGCGTTTATTAAAGAGTACAGATACGGCCTCGCTTCTCCTCAGGGGATGTGAGCATGGAGCGCCGCGGACATGGCGACGATTCCGCGGTTTAACCCCGGCTGCATCGGCACAGCAAAAAGGCTGCCCAATGATACAGGCAGCCCCCTCTTCCCGACTTGCTATGCTTTGCGCATCAATTGCCGAATGATCACTTCGCTTGCCGCCGGGGTTACCGTTCCCTTGGGATCGAATCTCTTGTCTCCGCTCCCCTTCATGATCCCTAGAGCCTGAACGGCTCCAACGGCCGCTTTCGCCCAGCTGCTGATCAATGCATTATCCGCGAAATTCGGCTCGCCAGCTGGCGGTTCCTTACCCGACTTATGCTCATACGCACGAGCGATCATTACCGCCATCTCCTCGCGCGTAATCGCTTCGTTCGGACCAAACCGTTCTCCGCTGCGGCCTTTAACGATTCCGGCCTCATGCGCCGCGGCAATCGCTCCCGCGTTCTCGTTCGCCGGATCGACGTCGACGAACGCGGACTTTCCTTCGGCGGATGCAGTAAGCCCTAACGCCTTCACGAGCGCGGCCACGAATTCCGCTCTAGTCGCTTGCTCGACCGCAACAGCCTCTCCTTCGCCACCACCGTCGCCTTTTTCGCCACCCGACTGACTCGGTTGATTCGCGAACCTAACGTTATCCAGATACATCGTTCCCGCATAATCGCTATCGACGTCGGCGACGACAATCGTAAGATCCCGTAAAACGGTTTCCGCCTCGATCGACTTATTCTCGTTAATCTTGTTCATATCGAAGCTGACTTCGATACGATATAAGCCGTCGGCCGTCTTCGGACGTTCTCCGAGCTTAGCAAGAGAAATATCGTAATTATCCGAAGCTTGCGCCCAGTATCCTAAACTCGGAGGCGCCATCGCCAGATTAATGGAAAGTTTGCCTTCGCTTGCTCGGACCGGCTTAAGGAACAAGTCGAAAATTAAGTACCTATTGGTTCCTCGAGTCGCGTTAATTCCGGCAAGCATGATGCGAGGAGCGGATGCCCAACCGTCGGTAGGCTTGACCTCGGGATAAGCGACCTCCCAAGCAACCGCCTTCGAGCCATTCGCCTCTTCGATCGTCAGCGCTCCTTTGACGCCCGAAGCTCCGTCCCAACCCCATCCCTGCAGCGTCGAATCTTCGAAGTTCGAAGGAAGCGTAGGAACACCGAGTGGAGCATTCACGATCGTTTGCTCTGCGACAACGCGTTCCTTCGGCTCATAGGCAATCCCCTTGATTCTCGCCCGAACATATTCGCCGGATATGCTCAATTCGGATACGTCCCATTTTCGATCGATACCCGGATCAAGATTCGTAGCTTCCGTCTTCCCTAGTTCGAATGGCGTAAACGCACCCGAAGTCTCGTTCTTGTTCGTAAGCGACCAATTCACCCAACTAATGTTATTCTCGTTAAGGAAATCGAGCCATACATCGGCCTCCTGCAGAAATGGTCCATTGTTCCCGCTTGCCTCGCTTGTTCCCCATTCCGTCGCGAACAGCGCTTCTCCATGTTCGAGCGCGTATCTGGCGTTGCTCATAACGTTCGTCCGATCGGAGCTCTTATCCGCAGCCGCGTGGGTACCGGTATAAAAATGCACCGTATACATCGTATTGGCATCCGCGACTCCTTTATTGAGATCCATGATCGGATTGTCGGCAGCCAGATCCGGTCGTTGGCTCCAGTTCGGACTGCCCACGATAATGATATTATCGTTGCCCTTGCCTCGAAGCATCTTGACGATCGGTTCCGCATACGATTTGACCGTCGCCCATCCGGCAGCGTCATTCGTTACTCCAGGCTCGTTGCTGCTAGGCTCGTTGGCCAATTCGTACAAAATATGTTTGTTGTTCGGGTAGAGATCGGATATTTCGGAGAAGAAATCCATGGCTCCGGCATACACTTCGGCATTCGGATCTCCGGGCGCATGAACATGCCAATCCACGATCACGTACATATCGTTCTTGATCGCGAAT
Encoded proteins:
- a CDS encoding carbohydrate-binding domain-containing protein, with translation MRMSSRILAIVIVTGIIVAYLPGSSGAAAEQDNGSKAAYSPSKSEAEYARVIGKDAVIKPSKGGALRLVAKNGIKTLSDASGKPIQLRGMSTHGLQWFPQIVNDNAFAALAEDWESNVIRLAMYVGENGYASTPAVIKQRVIDGIEFAIKNDMYVIVDWHVHAPGDPNAEVYAGAMDFFSEISDLYPNNKHILYELANEPSSNEPGVTNDAAGWATVKSYAEPIVKMLRGKGNDNIIIVGSPNWSQRPDLAADNPIMDLNKGVADANTMYTVHFYTGTHAAADKSSDRTNVMSNARYALEHGEALFATEWGTSEASGNNGPFLQEADVWLDFLNENNISWVNWSLTNKNETSGAFTPFELGKTEATNLDPGIDRKWDVSELSISGEYVRARIKGIAYEPKERVVAEQTIVNAPLGVPTLPSNFEDSTLQGWGWDGASGVKGALTIEEANGSKAVAWEVAYPEVKPTDGWASAPRIMLAGINATRGTNRYLIFDLFLKPVRASEGKLSINLAMAPPSLGYWAQASDNYDISLAKLGERPKTADGLYRIEVSFDMNKINENKSIEAETVLRDLTIVVADVDSDYAGTMYLDNVRFANQPSQSGGEKGDGGGEGEAVAVEQATRAEFVAALVKALGLTASAEGKSAFVDVDPANENAGAIAAAHEAGIVKGRSGERFGPNEAITREEMAVMIARAYEHKSGKEPPAGEPNFADNALISSWAKAAVGAVQALGIMKGSGDKRFDPKGTVTPAASEVIIRQLMRKA
- a CDS encoding AraC family transcriptional regulator, with amino-acid sequence MLKPIAVYFEQCDSGWGVTEALIQNHLLMVVTEGIMQYTIDGRTFVLRGGDAVYVPKGSLRSASHQLDQKHEMYVAHFHYEPDSVALPLLVEGTACHANISNEAYYKQRFSLLTQQWLGKNTYYDITCHYLLLELLTLLNIEITHKADPSSNNVVLQIQEYITRHYREKIGLPDLARFVNRTPSYISSVFRAVTGQTITEYTQQIRLAAARDLLTKSHMTIGEISNHLGFCEQSYFNKVFKKATGLPPSAFIKEYRYGLASPQGM